One Rossellomorea aquimaris DNA window includes the following coding sequences:
- the fliP gene encoding flagellar type III secretion system pore protein FliP (The bacterial flagellar biogenesis protein FliP forms a type III secretion system (T3SS)-type pore required for flagellar assembly.), with translation MNEFMEFFNSSSADNVSTSVKLLLLFTVLSLAPSILILMTSFTRIMIVLSFVRTSLATQQMPPNQVLIGISLFLTFFIMAPTFQEVNDEALTPLFNEEINLEEAYDKASIPFKEFMSKHTRQKDLELFLQYSGAERPESVEDIPLTSLVPAFALSEIKTAFQIGFMIFIPFLVIDMVVASVLMSMGMMMLPPVMISLPFKILLFVLVDGWYLVIKSLLQSF, from the coding sequence ATGAATGAATTCATGGAGTTTTTTAATAGTAGTTCTGCAGATAATGTATCGACAAGTGTTAAGCTGCTATTACTATTTACCGTCCTTTCACTGGCACCCAGTATTCTGATTTTAATGACATCTTTTACCCGGATCATGATTGTCCTATCCTTTGTCAGGACTTCTCTTGCCACACAACAAATGCCACCGAATCAAGTATTGATTGGAATTTCTTTATTTCTTACGTTTTTTATCATGGCTCCAACTTTTCAAGAGGTAAACGATGAAGCATTGACTCCTCTTTTTAATGAAGAGATTAATCTTGAAGAAGCTTACGACAAGGCTTCGATCCCGTTTAAAGAATTTATGAGTAAGCACACAAGACAAAAGGATTTAGAGTTGTTCTTACAATATTCCGGGGCTGAACGACCCGAATCTGTGGAAGACATTCCTCTTACATCCTTGGTACCTGCATTTGCGTTAAGTGAAATTAAGACGGCTTTTCAAATAGGATTTATGATTTTCATTCCTTTCTTAGTCATCGACATGGTGGTAGCGAGTGTCTTGATGTCCATGGGGATGATGATGCTCCCCCCTGTTATGATTTCATTGCCTTTCAAGATTTTACTGTTTGTGTTAGTGGATGGCTGGTATTTAGTAATAAAATCTCTTTTACAAAGTTTTTAA
- the fliQ gene encoding flagellar biosynthesis protein FliQ, protein MNAESVIAIAERGIYVTLIVSGPLLLLALVVGLIVSIFQATTQIQEQTLAFIPKIVAVLIGIVFFGPWMLTKLVTYTSQIFSDLTRFVG, encoded by the coding sequence ATGAATGCTGAATCTGTTATCGCGATAGCGGAGCGTGGAATATATGTAACCCTCATCGTATCCGGTCCATTACTGCTGTTAGCCCTTGTAGTAGGATTGATCGTCAGTATATTTCAAGCAACAACGCAAATACAGGAACAAACACTCGCGTTTATTCCTAAAATCGTGGCGGTCTTGATCGGGATTGTTTTCTTTGGACCTTGGATGTTAACGAAGCTTGTGACGTATACCTCACAAATCTTCTCAGATTTAACAAGGTTCGTAGGGTAA
- the fliR gene encoding flagellar biosynthetic protein FliR translates to MEELVPILSVYLLVFVRVSAFFVTMPLFSYRNIPAQHRIAFSVVLSWVMYYTIESTAFEINGHYFLLIMKEAMIGLLIGFVAYMIVTAIQIAGGFIDFQMGFAIANVIDPQTGAQSPLMGQYLYTFALLLLLALDGHHLLLDGIFYSYQLIPIDSPWIPFGDERLIDYVMTSFNSMFIIAFQMSIPVVATLFLVDVALGIVARTVPQLNVFVVGFPIKIAVAFIVLFIVMGVMFAVMQQLFEMMFVTMRDLMKIIGGT, encoded by the coding sequence ATGGAAGAGCTTGTACCCATTCTATCGGTATACTTACTAGTATTTGTAAGGGTTTCGGCTTTTTTTGTTACGATGCCCCTGTTTTCATACCGTAACATACCTGCACAACATCGGATCGCTTTCTCGGTGGTACTCTCCTGGGTCATGTATTATACGATTGAATCTACGGCATTTGAAATCAACGGCCACTATTTTTTGTTGATCATGAAAGAAGCCATGATCGGACTTCTCATCGGTTTTGTTGCCTATATGATTGTTACGGCCATTCAGATAGCCGGGGGGTTTATAGATTTTCAAATGGGTTTTGCCATTGCCAATGTGATCGATCCCCAAACAGGAGCACAAAGCCCCTTGATGGGTCAATACCTATATACATTTGCGCTTCTTTTATTGCTTGCTCTTGATGGTCATCATCTGCTCCTGGATGGAATTTTTTATAGTTATCAGCTTATCCCGATTGATAGTCCATGGATACCTTTTGGAGATGAAAGATTAATTGACTATGTTATGACATCTTTTAACTCAATGTTCATCATTGCTTTTCAAATGTCGATTCCTGTTGTTGCAACGCTGTTCCTTGTAGATGTGGCCTTGGGGATTGTAGCTCGTACTGTACCGCAGTTAAACGTCTTCGTCGTAGGGTTTCCTATCAAGATTGCCGTTGCATTTATCGTACTGTTCATTGTAATGGGAGTGATGTTTGCTGTCATGCAGCAGCTTTTTGAGATGATGTTCGTGACCATGAGAGATTTAATGAAAATTATTGGAGGCACATAA